A stretch of Thermoplasmata archaeon DNA encodes these proteins:
- a CDS encoding DUF309 domain-containing protein, with translation MLGGEPQGLDPIEEGIRLFNDRYFFEAHEVLEAVWREEHGESKLFLQGLIQICAAYHHTQNGNAIGAVTLLERGAEKIRRYPPGYLGIDTAPLLAHIEADRARLGRMQRGEEPEATLDFPRIERKRQT, from the coding sequence ATGCTCGGCGGGGAGCCGCAGGGACTCGATCCGATCGAGGAGGGCATCCGCCTCTTCAACGACCGGTACTTCTTCGAGGCGCACGAAGTCCTCGAGGCTGTGTGGCGTGAGGAGCACGGCGAGTCGAAGCTATTCCTCCAGGGCCTCATCCAAATCTGCGCGGCGTACCATCACACGCAGAACGGCAACGCGATCGGCGCGGTGACTCTCCTGGAGCGGGGCGCGGAGAAGATCCGGCGGTACCCGCCGGGCTATCTCGGCATCGATACGGCCCCCCTGCTCGCCCACATCGAGGCAGACCGCGCTCGCCTCGGGAGGATGCAGCGCGGGGAGGAGCCGGAGGCGACCCTCGACTTCCCCCGAATCGAGCGCAAACGTCAAACCTGA
- the cgi121 gene encoding KEOPS complex subunit Cgi121 encodes MTYAVAGARGIIGDPEKTIEDVHKWASARGGDVLVADAKAVFGRDHLETAVRHAMRAEAAKTMISHSVSMETLRYLSAQRQVSDAIRVAGIRRGTRGLAIVAFGAASLDDLLAEFGWTRDDDVLRAERKSLRILGVSEAEAATVSPESQVDLVLEKVALLDVFR; translated from the coding sequence GTGACGTACGCGGTCGCCGGCGCCCGCGGCATCATCGGGGACCCCGAGAAGACCATCGAGGACGTCCACAAATGGGCGTCCGCGCGCGGTGGGGACGTCCTCGTGGCCGACGCCAAGGCGGTCTTCGGCCGAGACCACCTGGAAACGGCCGTGCGGCATGCGATGCGCGCCGAGGCCGCGAAGACGATGATTTCTCATTCCGTCTCCATGGAGACCTTGCGGTACCTGTCGGCCCAACGGCAAGTGTCGGATGCGATCCGAGTCGCGGGGATCCGCCGGGGCACCCGCGGGCTGGCCATCGTCGCCTTCGGAGCGGCATCGCTCGACGACCTGCTGGCGGAGTTCGGATGGACGCGCGACGACGACGTCCTCCGAGCGGAGCGGAAGTCGCTCCGGATCCTCGGCGTGTCCGAGGCGGAAGCCGCCACGGTGTCCCCGGAGTCCCAGGTCGACCTCGTCCTGGAGAAGGTCGCGCTGCTCGATGTGTTCCGGTGA
- a CDS encoding thiamine pyrophosphate-dependent enzyme → MKLEFEMDTYKSEIKPTWCPGCGDFAVLRALQTSIHALQLEPWNVVIVSGIGCSSNLPHFLSTYGFHAIHGRALPVAEGVKLANPELNVIVTGGDGDGYGIGVGHFIHAMRRNFDITYLVMNNQTYGLTTGQASPTSEKGMKTKSTPIVGVIENPVDPISLALASGATYVARAFSGDVKGMAELVKNGITHHGFSLIDCMSPCVTYNKVNTYDFFRERVYDLQKEGHDPSDMKAAFAKAIEWPFVQRERIPLGLFYRTEDVPTYEDLEPAFKKGPPVRQPLGVADPEELLAEFL, encoded by the coding sequence ATGAAACTCGAGTTCGAGATGGACACGTACAAGTCCGAGATCAAGCCGACGTGGTGCCCGGGCTGCGGCGACTTCGCGGTCCTGCGGGCGCTGCAGACCTCGATCCACGCCCTCCAGCTCGAGCCGTGGAACGTCGTGATCGTCTCGGGGATCGGATGCTCGAGCAATCTGCCGCACTTTCTCTCGACATACGGATTCCACGCGATCCACGGACGCGCGCTCCCCGTTGCGGAGGGCGTCAAGCTGGCGAATCCGGAACTGAACGTCATCGTGACCGGCGGCGACGGAGACGGATACGGGATCGGCGTGGGGCACTTCATCCACGCGATGCGCCGGAACTTCGACATCACCTATCTCGTGATGAACAATCAGACCTACGGGCTCACGACGGGGCAGGCGAGCCCGACGTCGGAGAAAGGGATGAAGACCAAATCCACGCCCATCGTGGGCGTCATCGAGAACCCCGTCGATCCGATCTCCCTCGCGCTCGCCTCCGGCGCGACGTACGTCGCGCGGGCGTTCAGCGGCGACGTGAAGGGCATGGCGGAGCTCGTCAAGAACGGCATCACGCACCACGGGTTCTCGCTGATCGACTGCATGTCGCCCTGCGTGACGTACAACAAGGTGAACACGTACGACTTCTTCCGCGAGCGGGTGTACGACCTGCAGAAGGAAGGCCACGATCCGAGCGACATGAAGGCGGCCTTCGCGAAGGCGATCGAATGGCCCTTTGTGCAGCGGGAGCGGATCCCTCTCGGCCTGTTCTACCGCACGGAGGACGTGCCGACCTACGAGGATCTCGAGCCGGCGTTCAAGAAGGGCCCGCCCGTGCGGCAGCCGCTCGGGGTCGCGGACCCCGAAGAATTGTTGGCCGAGTTCCTGTAG
- a CDS encoding sulfurtransferase TusA family protein, giving the protein MHATGLLERNAMPARVVDTRGLLCPYPFIEAKRALESLPSGAELEILTDSEPTAVSSIPILCAQGGYPFASARRGDVWQIVIRKP; this is encoded by the coding sequence ATGCACGCGACGGGACTCCTCGAGCGGAACGCGATGCCGGCCCGCGTCGTCGACACCCGGGGCCTCCTCTGCCCCTATCCGTTCATCGAGGCGAAACGAGCCCTCGAGTCGCTTCCCTCCGGAGCGGAGCTTGAGATCCTGACCGACAGCGAGCCGACCGCCGTGTCGTCGATCCCAATTCTCTGCGCGCAAGGCGGATATCCGTTCGCGAGCGCACGACGCGGCGACGTCTGGCAGATCGTCATCCGGAAGCCATAG
- a CDS encoding MBL fold metallo-hydrolase, with protein MAFERLPFDPETHLVDVRMFQQEGFGAIYLIDDERKAIVETGTSWDAGRILEAVRSFGLRPADVDALIVSHIHLDHAGGAGFLLDEMPHAKVYVHERGFKHLADPTRLLASAQEALGPEESQAFGTMRPIPADRLVAVKDGDRLELGKHALRFLDSPGHAPHELTILDERTRSLYTGDAAGLYFPGDEILMPIAPAPSFDLGENLETLQRILALEPRALLFSHYGPHSNPKDAIDAMMIAYPAWARVVKERLASKGPDGVLRQLYDMSCRAAKRYPREFLERRIRTSITGLAAYHERMEHAAPVR; from the coding sequence ATGGCCTTCGAGCGCCTTCCGTTCGACCCGGAGACGCACCTCGTCGACGTGCGCATGTTCCAGCAGGAGGGCTTCGGCGCGATCTACCTGATCGACGACGAGCGTAAGGCGATCGTCGAGACGGGCACGTCGTGGGACGCGGGGCGCATCCTCGAGGCGGTGCGGTCCTTCGGCTTGAGGCCGGCGGACGTCGACGCCTTGATCGTGTCGCACATCCACCTCGATCACGCCGGCGGAGCGGGCTTCCTGCTCGACGAGATGCCCCACGCCAAGGTGTACGTCCACGAGCGCGGTTTCAAACATCTGGCCGATCCGACGCGGCTGCTCGCGAGCGCCCAGGAGGCCCTTGGCCCGGAGGAGTCGCAGGCGTTCGGCACGATGCGCCCGATTCCCGCGGACCGCCTCGTCGCGGTCAAGGACGGCGATCGCCTGGAACTCGGCAAACACGCGTTGCGGTTCCTCGACTCCCCCGGGCACGCGCCGCACGAGCTGACGATCCTCGACGAGCGCACCCGGTCGCTGTACACGGGGGACGCGGCGGGGCTGTACTTCCCCGGGGACGAGATCCTCATGCCGATCGCCCCCGCGCCCTCGTTCGACCTCGGCGAGAACCTCGAGACGCTCCAGCGGATCCTCGCCCTCGAGCCGAGGGCCCTCCTCTTCAGCCACTACGGGCCGCACTCGAATCCGAAGGACGCGATCGATGCGATGATGATCGCCTACCCGGCGTGGGCGCGGGTGGTGAAGGAGCGGCTCGCCTCGAAGGGCCCGGACGGGGTCTTGCGGCAACTGTACGACATGAGCTGCCGCGCCGCGAAGCGCTATCCCAGGGAGTTCCTCGAGCGTCGGATCCGAACGAGCATCACGGGCCTCGCGGCCTACCACGAACGGATGGAACATGCTGCCCCCGTCCGTTGA
- a CDS encoding DEAD/DEAH box helicase, which yields MRVADVGLDPRIVEILKKQGIEELYPPQAEAIGPALLGENLVLAIPTASGKSLVAYLAILASVLRGGKALYIVPLRALAAEKYEDLKEFESLGLRVGISVGDYDSIDPSLERFDVIVATSERADSLLRHRINWLQQLTVVVADEVHLINDGDRGPTLEVTLAKLRQVNPKAQVLALSATIKNSGQLAKWLEAEHVKSEWRPVPLKEGVYHEGLVHFVDQSVQEVKAGEDDISGLVTDIMASGGQALIFVNTRRSTEALAKALASHVRDQLGEKRHDQLKKVAEGLAAAQDEPTSMGARLARCIESGVAFHNAGLTNAQRGVVEKEFRKGRIACIVATPTLCLHPDTMITTQRGPVPISRIRKGDMVLTDRGVFRKVLGTSRRSFAGDLIEIKADGMVPVLMTPGHRVLTNTQYRYGYHAGGVSWHEIRRSEPVWVTARRLAVGDQVQSPVECPWSMADGGSPMLQIHRREFVGRNQFGSVFPHPNAIPVPQQVPLDGTVARFLGLYAAEGYTGRNGIVGFAVATSEEGLTRFITSTMRNVFHAMPRISDTTRHRRNIRCCSRAMAQYFDEAVGRGAANKHFPEELLSAPPEIIERLLRGLYEGDGAIQPSGANRARLTTVSPRLADQVVRMLKRLGYMPSVSISPPHGIGKRPQYHVKLSGRHGVDFLTSVMGLPPAKIRLGNRTYNTKEFADNSFRSTVRRIRKVPYSGPVYNLHVHGDQSYTCAFGFVVHNSAGINLPARRVIIRDLNRFDVNFGLTPIPVLEIKQMCGRAGRPKYDKYGEAILFAKDIDEIDDLMDEYFRSEPEAIESKLGSEPALRMHVLASVATGHVNSEEDLLAFFNRTFFAFTGDVHEIHGKIREVLDFLEKEDFITRRDGFLKATFFGKRTSDLYIDPLSAVKMRDALREARDDALYHLWTICSTPDMPKLYLRRGDYAWVEQKIEEADLTFPVEDYDFFLAEVKTASLLHDWIAERTEEEVTKKFGIGPGDVRRMTDQGEWLLYSMAELGKIFNKKKVRALTRLTIQVQYGVKEELLELISLRGVGRVRGRALFQRGFKTLKDLQKANPNDLARIPTIGPTLAVKIKEQVGAPVDVREVEGQAALGDFT from the coding sequence ATGCGGGTCGCCGACGTGGGGCTCGATCCTCGGATCGTCGAGATCCTGAAGAAACAGGGGATCGAGGAGCTGTATCCGCCGCAGGCCGAGGCGATCGGTCCCGCGCTGCTCGGCGAGAACCTCGTCCTCGCCATCCCGACCGCGAGCGGCAAGTCCCTCGTGGCCTATTTGGCGATCCTCGCGTCCGTCCTCCGCGGGGGCAAGGCCCTCTACATCGTCCCGTTGCGAGCCCTCGCTGCGGAGAAGTACGAGGACCTGAAGGAGTTCGAGTCGCTCGGCCTCAGAGTCGGCATCAGCGTCGGGGACTACGACTCGATCGATCCGTCCCTCGAGAGGTTCGACGTCATCGTCGCGACGTCCGAACGCGCCGATTCTCTCCTGCGGCACCGGATCAACTGGCTCCAGCAGCTGACAGTTGTCGTGGCGGACGAGGTCCACCTGATCAACGACGGGGACCGCGGGCCCACCCTGGAGGTGACGCTCGCGAAGCTGCGGCAAGTCAACCCCAAGGCGCAGGTGCTCGCTCTGAGCGCCACGATCAAGAACTCCGGCCAGCTCGCGAAGTGGCTCGAAGCCGAACACGTCAAGAGCGAGTGGCGGCCGGTCCCCCTGAAGGAGGGCGTGTACCATGAGGGCCTCGTCCACTTCGTCGACCAATCCGTGCAGGAAGTGAAGGCCGGCGAGGACGACATCTCGGGGCTCGTGACGGACATCATGGCATCTGGCGGACAGGCTCTAATCTTTGTGAATACCCGTCGGTCCACCGAAGCGCTCGCTAAGGCCCTTGCGTCCCATGTGCGGGATCAACTCGGCGAAAAACGCCACGACCAGTTGAAGAAAGTAGCCGAAGGCCTCGCGGCCGCGCAGGACGAGCCGACTTCAATGGGTGCACGCCTTGCCCGGTGCATTGAAAGCGGGGTTGCTTTTCACAATGCGGGACTGACCAACGCGCAGCGCGGCGTTGTGGAGAAGGAGTTCAGAAAGGGTCGCATCGCGTGCATCGTCGCAACTCCTACCTTGTGTCTACATCCGGACACAATGATTACCACTCAGCGCGGACCCGTTCCGATTTCTCGGATACGGAAGGGCGACATGGTGTTGACTGACCGGGGGGTCTTCCGCAAAGTCCTCGGAACGAGCAGACGGTCCTTCGCAGGCGATCTGATCGAGATCAAGGCTGATGGCATGGTACCGGTTCTGATGACCCCGGGCCACAGGGTGCTCACGAACACCCAATACCGTTACGGATACCACGCCGGGGGTGTATCGTGGCACGAAATCCGTAGGAGCGAACCGGTTTGGGTAACCGCACGGAGACTGGCTGTTGGCGACCAAGTTCAGTCACCTGTGGAGTGCCCTTGGTCGATGGCGGATGGCGGGAGCCCCATGCTCCAGATTCATCGCCGGGAGTTCGTCGGCAGGAATCAGTTCGGGTCAGTGTTCCCTCATCCGAACGCGATACCGGTTCCCCAGCAGGTGCCGCTGGATGGTACGGTTGCGCGGTTCCTCGGTCTGTATGCCGCAGAGGGATACACTGGGCGAAATGGCATTGTTGGATTTGCCGTCGCTACGTCTGAGGAAGGCTTGACCCGGTTCATTACGTCGACGATGAGGAATGTCTTCCATGCGATGCCGAGGATTTCCGACACCACGAGACACCGTCGCAACATACGTTGTTGCTCAAGAGCGATGGCACAATATTTTGACGAAGCCGTTGGTCGCGGCGCGGCGAACAAACACTTCCCCGAAGAACTTCTCTCCGCGCCTCCCGAGATTATCGAACGATTGCTCCGGGGGCTATACGAAGGAGACGGGGCCATCCAGCCAAGCGGGGCTAACCGAGCCCGTCTCACGACCGTCTCGCCAAGGTTGGCCGATCAAGTCGTGCGAATGCTGAAACGGCTCGGGTACATGCCCTCTGTGTCGATCAGCCCTCCCCACGGCATCGGCAAACGCCCTCAATACCATGTGAAACTCAGCGGCAGACATGGAGTCGACTTCCTCACGTCTGTGATGGGGCTGCCACCTGCGAAAATCCGACTCGGGAACCGCACTTACAACACGAAAGAATTCGCCGATAACTCCTTCCGATCGACGGTGCGCAGGATCCGGAAAGTACCCTATTCCGGACCGGTGTACAACCTGCACGTTCACGGCGACCAGAGCTATACCTGCGCCTTCGGATTCGTGGTCCACAATTCAGCTGGAATCAACCTCCCAGCCCGGCGTGTCATCATCCGAGATTTGAATCGGTTCGACGTGAACTTCGGCCTCACACCGATCCCGGTCCTCGAAATCAAACAGATGTGCGGCCGGGCCGGCCGGCCGAAGTACGACAAATACGGCGAGGCGATCCTCTTTGCCAAGGACATCGACGAGATCGATGATCTCATGGACGAGTACTTCCGGAGCGAGCCGGAAGCCATCGAATCGAAGCTCGGATCCGAGCCCGCTCTCCGGATGCACGTCCTCGCGAGCGTCGCGACGGGCCACGTGAACTCGGAAGAGGACCTCCTGGCGTTCTTCAATCGCACCTTCTTCGCGTTCACCGGGGACGTCCACGAGATCCACGGGAAGATCCGCGAGGTCCTCGACTTCCTCGAGAAGGAGGACTTCATCACGCGCCGCGACGGCTTCCTGAAGGCGACGTTCTTCGGGAAGCGGACGAGCGATCTGTACATCGATCCGCTCAGCGCGGTCAAGATGCGAGACGCGCTGCGAGAGGCTCGCGACGACGCGCTATACCACCTGTGGACGATCTGCTCGACGCCCGACATGCCGAAACTCTACCTCCGCCGAGGCGACTATGCGTGGGTCGAGCAGAAGATTGAGGAGGCCGACCTCACGTTCCCGGTCGAAGACTACGACTTCTTCCTCGCCGAGGTGAAGACGGCCTCTCTGCTGCACGATTGGATCGCCGAGCGGACGGAGGAAGAGGTCACGAAGAAGTTCGGGATCGGGCCCGGGGACGTCCGGCGGATGACGGATCAGGGAGAGTGGCTCCTGTACTCGATGGCCGAGCTCGGGAAGATCTTCAACAAGAAGAAGGTCCGCGCGCTCACGCGTCTCACAATCCAGGTGCAGTACGGCGTCAAGGAGGAACTCCTCGAGCTCATCTCCCTCCGGGGCGTCGGCCGGGTTCGCGGCCGCGCGCTGTTCCAGCGCGGATTCAAGACCCTAAAGGATCTGCAGAAGGCGAATCCGAACGACCTCGCGCGCATCCCCACGATCGGACCGACGTTGGCGGTGAAAATCAAGGAGCAGGTCGGAGCGCCCGTCGACGTCCGTGAAGTCGAAGGACAGGCGGCGCTGGGGGACTTCACGTGA
- a CDS encoding DsrE/DsrF/DrsH-like family protein, with protein sequence MGQQELHIVLVSNDPNRAYPAFQLAMGAAAMGHKARVYATTAGLDLLRKGAADKVQLPGYPPLGQILRDAIKYGAEVCACAASSDILKGQGITPETVEPGVKLEDMIGFLNEALPAAKDGGVVTFI encoded by the coding sequence ATGGGACAACAGGAGCTGCACATCGTGCTCGTGTCGAACGACCCGAACCGCGCCTACCCGGCGTTCCAGCTCGCGATGGGCGCCGCGGCGATGGGACACAAGGCCCGCGTGTATGCGACGACGGCCGGCTTGGACCTCCTGCGGAAGGGCGCCGCGGACAAGGTCCAGCTCCCGGGCTATCCGCCGCTCGGGCAGATCCTGCGGGACGCGATCAAGTACGGCGCGGAGGTGTGCGCCTGCGCCGCCTCGAGCGACATCCTGAAGGGTCAGGGCATCACCCCGGAGACGGTCGAGCCGGGCGTCAAGCTCGAGGACATGATCGGCTTCCTGAACGAGGCGCTGCCCGCCGCGAAGGACGGCGGCGTCGTGACGTTCATCTGA